A genomic window from Nocardioides sp. BP30 includes:
- a CDS encoding 2-hydroxyacid dehydrogenase produces MNPLVWLPFDPSELGEVPSGLRYEVVDPTRDVPASVREVEFYVTPYNMGPGVADVLAQMTSLRVVQTLSAGVDNIRSRVPDGVTLCNGRGIHDTSTAELALTLILASLREIPTFVRQQDQARWRRDGFTEALADKRVLIVGYGAIGEAIESRLLPFECDVVRVARSAREGVHAIAELPELLPDADVVVLIVPLTDQTRGLVDAAFLARMRPGALLVNVARGPVVDTEALDAALRAGRIRAALDVTDPEPLPADHPLWAAPGLLISPHVGGASSAMWPRAHRLVRQQLERFAAGEPLANIMRGDY; encoded by the coding sequence ATGAACCCGCTGGTGTGGCTGCCGTTCGACCCCAGCGAGCTGGGCGAAGTGCCGTCCGGACTGCGCTACGAGGTGGTCGATCCCACCCGGGACGTGCCGGCCTCGGTGCGGGAGGTGGAGTTCTACGTCACGCCGTACAACATGGGGCCGGGCGTCGCCGACGTGCTCGCGCAGATGACCTCGCTCAGGGTGGTGCAGACGCTCTCGGCCGGCGTCGACAACATCCGGTCGCGCGTCCCCGACGGGGTCACGCTCTGCAACGGGCGTGGCATCCATGACACGTCCACCGCCGAGCTCGCCCTGACCCTGATCCTGGCCTCGCTGCGGGAGATCCCGACCTTCGTGCGCCAGCAGGATCAGGCGCGATGGCGGCGCGACGGCTTCACCGAGGCGCTGGCGGACAAGCGCGTCCTGATCGTCGGGTACGGCGCGATCGGCGAGGCGATCGAGTCCCGGCTGCTGCCGTTCGAGTGCGACGTGGTGCGGGTGGCGCGCTCGGCCCGGGAGGGGGTGCACGCGATCGCGGAGCTGCCGGAGCTGCTGCCGGACGCGGACGTGGTGGTGCTGATCGTGCCCTTGACCGACCAGACCCGCGGCCTGGTGGACGCGGCGTTCCTCGCCCGGATGCGGCCGGGGGCCCTGCTGGTCAACGTCGCCCGCGGCCCGGTCGTCGACACCGAGGCACTCGACGCTGCGCTCCGGGCCGGACGGATCCGGGCGGCGCTCGACGTCACCGACCCCGAGCCGCTGCCCGCCGATCACCCACTGTGGGCAGCGCCGGGTCTCTTGATCAGTCCGCACGTCGGTGGGGCGAGCAGCGCGATGTGGCCGCGCGCCCACCGTCTGGTCCGCCAGCAGCTCGAGCGCTTCGCCGCCGGCGAGCCGCTGGCCAACATCATGCGAGGCGACTACTGA
- a CDS encoding glycine--tRNA ligase — translation MAKPPASTVDHVVSLAKRRGFVYPCGEIYGGTKSAWDYGPLGVELKENIKRQWWKSMVQLRDDVVGLDSSVILPRQTWEASGHVATFTDPLTECQSCHKRFRFDHLQEAYAEKKGLDDPDAVSPADIVCPNCGTRGAWTEPRQFSGLLKTYLGVIEDESGLHYLRPETAQGIFLNFANVVTSQRMKPPFGIAQIGKSFRNEITPGNFIFRTREFEQMEMEFFVKPGEDEEWHQYWIDTRTAWYHDLGIRPENLRHYEHAKEKLSHYSKRTVDIEYRFNFAGSEWGELEGIANRTDYDLSTHAQHSGADLSYFDQANNERYVPYVIEPAAGLSRSLMTFLVDAYTEDEAPNTKGGVDKRVVLRLDKRLAPVKVAVLPLSRNADLSPKAKDLAAELRRNWMVDFDDSGAIGRRYRRQDEIGTPYCVTVDFDTLEDQAVTVRERDTMAQERVSLDRIGAYFAEKFLA, via the coding sequence GTGGCCAAGCCGCCCGCCTCCACCGTCGACCACGTCGTCTCGCTCGCCAAGCGTCGAGGCTTCGTCTACCCGTGCGGTGAGATCTACGGCGGTACCAAGAGTGCCTGGGACTACGGCCCGCTGGGCGTGGAGCTCAAGGAGAACATCAAGCGCCAGTGGTGGAAGTCCATGGTGCAGCTGCGCGACGACGTGGTCGGCCTCGACTCCAGCGTGATCCTGCCCCGCCAGACGTGGGAGGCCTCCGGCCACGTCGCGACGTTCACCGACCCCCTCACCGAGTGCCAGAGCTGCCACAAGCGCTTCCGCTTCGACCACCTGCAGGAGGCCTACGCCGAGAAGAAGGGGCTCGACGACCCGGATGCGGTCAGCCCCGCTGACATCGTCTGCCCGAACTGCGGCACCCGCGGCGCGTGGACCGAGCCGCGTCAGTTCTCCGGCCTGCTCAAGACCTACCTCGGCGTGATCGAGGACGAGTCGGGGCTGCACTACCTGCGTCCCGAGACCGCGCAGGGCATCTTCCTGAACTTCGCCAACGTGGTGACCTCGCAGCGGATGAAGCCGCCGTTCGGCATCGCGCAGATCGGCAAATCCTTCCGCAACGAGATCACGCCGGGCAACTTCATCTTCCGCACCCGCGAGTTCGAGCAGATGGAGATGGAGTTCTTCGTCAAGCCGGGTGAGGACGAGGAGTGGCACCAGTACTGGATCGACACCCGTACCGCCTGGTACCACGACCTCGGCATCCGCCCGGAGAACCTGCGGCACTACGAGCATGCCAAGGAGAAGCTGTCCCACTACTCCAAGCGCACGGTCGACATCGAGTACCGGTTCAACTTCGCGGGCTCGGAGTGGGGCGAGCTCGAGGGCATCGCCAACCGCACCGACTACGACCTCTCCACCCACGCCCAGCACTCCGGCGCCGACCTGTCCTACTTCGACCAGGCCAACAACGAGCGCTACGTGCCCTACGTGATCGAGCCGGCGGCGGGGCTCTCGCGCAGCCTGATGACGTTCCTGGTCGACGCCTACACCGAGGACGAGGCGCCGAACACCAAGGGCGGCGTGGACAAGCGCGTCGTGCTGCGTCTGGACAAGCGGCTCGCGCCGGTGAAGGTCGCGGTGCTGCCGCTGAGCCGCAATGCCGACCTCTCGCCGAAGGCGAAGGACCTGGCCGCGGAGCTGCGCCGCAACTGGATGGTCGACTTCGACGACTCCGGCGCCATCGGGCGCCGCTACCGCCGTCAGGACGAGATCGGCACGCCGTACTGCGTGACGGTCGACTTCGACACCCTCGAGGATCAGGCCGTCACCGTGCGTGAGCGCGACACGATGGCCCAGGAGCGCGTCTCGCTGGACCGGATCGGCGCGTACTTCGCCGAGAAGTTCCTGGCCTGA
- a CDS encoding carbon-nitrogen hydrolase family protein: MLRVAAVQAEALPGEVDRNLASAADWVRRAARRGAGVVVFPEAFTTGYDEAAFADLLHTGHLPGIDLAWAAPVQAAVEDGGVTAVLNSPLDHGTHRTLSSVVLRPGERPVAAYAKQHLYASERAFFTPGECGASLMTGERELALSVCYDANFPEHAAAAAGADVYLNSGAYFPGGEHRRDLHYAARALDNGVYVVFAGLLGAPYGFIGGSAVFDPEGRIIDRVPPGTEGLAVADIDPERIAEVRGTQRMWADRRPGLGERHRLAPVGP; encoded by the coding sequence ATGCTGCGCGTGGCGGCGGTGCAGGCCGAGGCACTGCCGGGTGAGGTGGACCGCAACCTGGCCTCGGCCGCCGACTGGGTCCGCCGGGCGGCCCGACGCGGTGCGGGGGTGGTCGTCTTCCCCGAGGCGTTCACCACCGGGTACGACGAGGCCGCCTTCGCCGACCTGCTCCACACCGGGCACCTGCCCGGCATCGACCTGGCCTGGGCGGCTCCCGTGCAGGCAGCGGTCGAGGACGGGGGAGTCACGGCGGTGCTCAACTCGCCGCTGGACCACGGCACGCACCGGACGCTGAGCAGCGTGGTGCTGCGTCCGGGCGAGCGGCCTGTCGCGGCGTACGCGAAGCAGCACCTCTACGCCTCCGAGCGGGCGTTCTTCACGCCCGGCGAGTGCGGGGCGAGCCTGATGACGGGGGAGCGCGAGCTGGCGCTCTCGGTCTGCTACGACGCGAACTTCCCCGAGCACGCCGCGGCGGCAGCGGGCGCCGACGTCTACCTCAACAGCGGCGCCTACTTCCCCGGCGGCGAGCACCGGCGCGACCTGCACTATGCGGCCCGAGCGCTCGACAACGGCGTCTACGTGGTCTTCGCCGGGCTGCTCGGGGCGCCGTACGGCTTCATCGGCGGGTCCGCCGTCTTCGATCCGGAGGGGCGCATCATCGACCGGGTGCCTCCCGGGACGGAGGGCCTGGCCGTGGCCGACATCGACCCCGAGCGGATCGCCGAGGTGCGCGGGACGCAGCGGATGTGGGCCGACCGGCGGCCGGGTCTAGGCGAGCGGCACCGGCTCGCTCCGGTGGGACCGTAG
- the dnaG gene encoding DNA primase — translation MPGRIRDKSIQEVREKARIDDVVSQYVTLRNAGGGSMKGLCPFHDEKSPSFQVTPARQMFYCFGCQAGGDVISFVMKIDGLGFTETVERLAEKYGVPLEHEEGDGREDRPRGPQRGKLIEAHRIAAEFFAEQLLTPAALPARQFLAERSFDQAAAERFGIGFAPTDGKALRQHLRGRGFSEEELVVGGLTRHNGYDVFQSRLIWPIRESSGDVIGFGARKLFDDDRISGKYINTSETPIYKKNTVLYGIDLAREGMRKTGQAVVVEGYTDVMACHLAGITTAVATCGTAFTSEHGKVVRRFMADFTQSSGEVVFTFDGDAAGQAAAMKVFSGDQDFVSQTYVAVAPEGLDPCDLRVKQGDEAVRALVAGRQPLYRFVLGNVLAKHDLDRADGRVDALREGARLVSSVRDRSKVDAFARELASMVGVDPEQASAEVRRAGARDARSSATAAGGVRRDGVGAGGAAGVGGAAGAVPPGTAEAAPARPATPDLRDPRFALERETLKVLVQHPMAVGRLTGEISAADFQHPAYQQVWALIAAAGGPGAGAGDASWAARLAAAAGTPHLAALVSALAVEALPSRREVDAGYVTEHVVALRQASLQRRIADVHSRLQRTNPTDDPEAYRALFADLHALEQQRRSLRERVGMP, via the coding sequence GTGCCAGGGAGGATCCGCGACAAGAGCATCCAGGAGGTGCGCGAGAAAGCGCGGATCGACGACGTCGTGAGCCAGTACGTCACGCTGCGCAACGCGGGCGGCGGCTCGATGAAGGGTCTGTGCCCCTTCCACGACGAGAAGTCGCCCAGCTTCCAGGTCACGCCCGCACGGCAGATGTTCTACTGCTTCGGCTGCCAGGCGGGTGGCGACGTGATCAGCTTCGTGATGAAGATCGACGGCCTCGGCTTCACCGAGACAGTGGAGCGGCTCGCGGAGAAGTACGGCGTGCCGCTCGAGCACGAGGAGGGCGACGGCCGCGAGGACCGCCCCCGGGGCCCGCAGCGTGGCAAGCTGATCGAGGCCCACCGGATCGCCGCCGAGTTCTTCGCCGAACAGCTGCTCACCCCGGCTGCGCTACCGGCCCGGCAGTTCCTCGCCGAGCGGAGCTTCGACCAGGCCGCCGCCGAGCGCTTCGGCATCGGCTTCGCGCCCACCGACGGCAAGGCGCTGCGCCAGCACCTGCGCGGTCGGGGCTTCTCCGAGGAGGAGCTGGTCGTCGGTGGCCTGACCCGCCACAACGGCTACGACGTCTTCCAGAGCCGGCTGATCTGGCCGATCCGCGAGTCGAGCGGCGACGTGATCGGGTTCGGCGCCCGCAAGCTCTTCGACGACGACCGGATCTCGGGCAAGTACATCAACACCTCCGAGACGCCGATCTACAAGAAGAACACCGTCCTCTACGGCATCGACCTGGCCCGCGAGGGCATGCGGAAGACCGGGCAGGCGGTGGTGGTGGAGGGCTACACCGACGTGATGGCCTGCCATCTGGCCGGGATCACGACGGCCGTGGCCACCTGCGGGACCGCCTTCACCTCCGAGCACGGCAAGGTCGTACGACGGTTCATGGCCGACTTCACCCAGTCCTCCGGGGAAGTCGTCTTCACCTTCGACGGCGACGCCGCCGGTCAGGCGGCGGCGATGAAGGTCTTCAGCGGCGATCAGGACTTCGTCTCGCAGACCTATGTCGCCGTCGCGCCCGAGGGGCTCGACCCCTGCGACCTGCGGGTCAAGCAGGGTGACGAGGCGGTCCGCGCACTCGTCGCCGGCCGACAGCCGCTGTACCGGTTCGTGCTGGGCAACGTCTTGGCCAAGCACGACCTCGACCGCGCCGACGGCCGGGTCGACGCGCTGCGCGAGGGTGCCCGGCTGGTCTCCAGCGTGCGCGACCGGTCCAAGGTGGACGCCTTCGCCCGCGAGCTGGCCTCGATGGTCGGCGTCGATCCGGAGCAGGCCAGCGCCGAGGTACGACGCGCCGGCGCCCGGGATGCCCGGTCCAGTGCGACGGCAGCAGGCGGCGTCCGCCGGGACGGCGTCGGTGCCGGGGGTGCCGCCGGTGTCGGGGGTGCCGCCGGTGCCGTTCCGCCCGGCACAGCGGAGGCGGCACCGGCGCGGCCGGCGACGCCGGACCTGCGCGACCCGCGCTTCGCCCTGGAGCGGGAGACGCTCAAGGTGCTGGTGCAGCACCCGATGGCCGTCGGCCGGCTCACCGGCGAGATCAGCGCCGCCGACTTCCAGCACCCCGCCTACCAGCAGGTCTGGGCGCTGATCGCCGCCGCCGGCGGACCCGGGGCCGGAGCCGGCGACGCGAGCTGGGCGGCGCGGCTCGCGGCGGCTGCCGGCACACCCCACCTGGCCGCGCTGGTGAGTGCCCTCGCCGTCGAAGCGCTGCCGTCGCGGCGGGAGGTCGACGCGGGCTACGTCACCGAGCACGTCGTCGCACTGCGGCAGGCATCGCTGCAGCGCCGCATCGCCGACGTGCACAGCCGCCTGCAGCGCACGAACCCGACCGACGACCCGGAGGCCTACCGGGCGCTCTTCGCCGATCTGCATGCGCTGGAGCAGCAGCGCCGTTCGTTGCGCGAGCGCGTCGGGATGCCCTGA
- a CDS encoding deoxyguanosinetriphosphate triphosphohydrolase — translation MDDLYDAHARERLVPEPPKRVLAPERTPFERDRARVVHAASSRRLAAKTQVVGPQSDDFVRNRLTHSLEVAQVARDLSRALNGGQPELADLAETAALAHDLGHPPFGHNGEEVLAVLAQDAGGFEGNAQTLRILTRLEAKTFDAAGESVGLNLTRATLDACTKYPWARSERPGPKFGVYGDDLPVFTWLRAGAHAQQRCVEAQIMDLADDVAYSVHDVEDGVVAGRIDLTALDVAAVGAAVRATYRPDLDDAQVAATLKELTAIGSWPLRGYDGTRRSLAALKNLTSDVIGRFCGAVQQATFEAAEGPFTRYRADLVVPEETLREMAVLKGVAAHYVMQTDDRRALMARQRELLAELVAALLDRDGAALDRQYAEDWAQAPDDAARLRVVVDQVASLTDASAVAWHARLIGER, via the coding sequence ATGGATGACCTCTACGACGCTCACGCTCGTGAGCGGCTCGTTCCCGAGCCGCCCAAGCGGGTCCTCGCGCCCGAGCGCACGCCGTTCGAGCGTGACCGGGCGCGGGTGGTGCACGCCGCCTCCTCACGTCGCTTGGCGGCGAAGACCCAGGTGGTCGGGCCGCAGTCGGATGACTTCGTCCGCAACCGGCTCACCCACAGCCTGGAGGTCGCGCAGGTGGCCCGCGACCTCTCGCGGGCGCTCAACGGCGGCCAGCCCGAGCTGGCCGACCTGGCCGAGACCGCCGCGCTCGCCCACGATCTCGGCCACCCGCCGTTCGGGCACAACGGCGAGGAGGTGCTCGCCGTCCTCGCGCAGGACGCGGGTGGGTTCGAGGGCAACGCCCAGACGCTGCGGATCCTGACCCGGCTCGAGGCGAAGACGTTCGATGCCGCCGGCGAGTCGGTCGGGCTCAACCTGACTCGCGCGACCCTCGACGCCTGCACGAAGTATCCGTGGGCCCGCAGCGAGCGGCCTGGGCCGAAGTTCGGCGTCTACGGCGACGACCTGCCGGTGTTCACCTGGCTGCGCGCCGGCGCTCACGCCCAGCAGCGGTGCGTGGAGGCCCAGATCATGGATCTCGCCGACGACGTCGCCTACTCGGTGCACGACGTCGAGGACGGCGTGGTCGCCGGTCGGATCGACCTGACAGCGCTGGACGTGGCGGCGGTCGGCGCCGCCGTACGGGCCACCTACCGCCCCGATCTGGACGACGCGCAGGTCGCTGCGACGCTCAAGGAGCTGACGGCGATCGGGTCGTGGCCGCTGCGCGGCTACGACGGCACCCGTCGCAGCCTGGCCGCCTTGAAGAACCTGACCAGCGACGTGATCGGGCGCTTCTGCGGGGCGGTCCAGCAGGCCACCTTCGAGGCGGCCGAGGGGCCGTTCACCCGCTACCGCGCCGACCTCGTCGTGCCGGAGGAGACGCTGCGCGAGATGGCGGTGCTCAAGGGCGTCGCGGCCCACTACGTCATGCAGACCGACGACCGGCGCGCGCTGATGGCTCGCCAGCGCGAGCTGCTGGCAGAGCTGGTCGCGGCGCTGCTCGACCGGGACGGCGCGGCGCTGGACCGGCAGTACGCCGAGGACTGGGCGCAGGCGCCCGACGACGCCGCGCGGTTGCGGGTGGTGGTCGACCAGGTGGCCTCCCTGACCGACGCCAGCGCCGTGGCCTGGCACGCACGACTGATCGGAGAGCGATGA
- the dusB gene encoding tRNA dihydrouridine synthase DusB: MTSLRLGSLEIATPVVLAPMAGVTNAAFRRLCAEQGAGLYVCEMITSRGLVEGDQHTKDMLVFDELETVRSVQLYGTDPVYVGKATEILCAEYGVAHVDLNFGCPVPKVTRKGGGGVLPWKRNLLGEILRHAVKAAEPFGVPVTMKTRKGIDDAHLTFLDAGRIAAESGAAAIALHGRTVSQAYSGTADWDAIAELKASVSDIPVLGNGDIWEASDALRMMAHTGVDGVVIGRGCLGRPWLFRDLAAAFGGEQVATLPNLGEVAAMMRRHAELLCEHMGEERGCKEIRKHVAWYLKGFGAGGDLRRDLGLVKTLADLDALLAQLDPSEPFPVSELGAPRGRQGAPRDKIVMPEGWLDDTDGVGCAIPEDTVSGG, translated from the coding sequence ATGACGTCCTTGCGCCTCGGCAGCCTCGAGATCGCGACCCCCGTCGTGCTCGCGCCGATGGCCGGGGTCACCAACGCCGCGTTCCGACGGCTGTGCGCCGAGCAGGGAGCCGGGCTCTACGTCTGCGAGATGATCACCTCGCGCGGCCTGGTGGAGGGTGACCAGCACACCAAGGACATGCTCGTCTTCGACGAGCTGGAGACGGTGCGCAGCGTCCAGCTCTACGGGACCGACCCGGTCTACGTCGGCAAGGCCACCGAGATCCTGTGCGCCGAGTACGGCGTGGCGCACGTCGACCTCAACTTCGGTTGCCCGGTGCCCAAGGTCACCCGCAAGGGCGGCGGCGGGGTGTTGCCGTGGAAGCGCAACCTGCTGGGCGAGATCCTGCGTCATGCGGTCAAGGCCGCCGAGCCCTTCGGCGTACCGGTGACGATGAAGACCCGCAAGGGCATCGACGATGCGCACCTGACGTTCCTCGATGCGGGGCGGATCGCTGCCGAGAGCGGCGCCGCCGCGATCGCGCTGCACGGCCGGACCGTCTCGCAGGCCTACTCCGGGACCGCCGACTGGGACGCCATCGCCGAGCTCAAGGCGAGCGTGTCCGACATCCCGGTCCTCGGCAACGGGGACATCTGGGAGGCCTCAGACGCGCTGCGGATGATGGCGCACACGGGTGTGGACGGCGTGGTCATCGGACGTGGTTGCCTGGGACGGCCGTGGCTCTTCCGCGACCTTGCTGCCGCCTTCGGCGGTGAGCAGGTCGCGACCCTGCCGAACCTCGGCGAGGTGGCCGCGATGATGCGCCGCCACGCCGAGCTCCTGTGCGAGCACATGGGCGAGGAGCGCGGCTGCAAGGAGATCCGCAAGCACGTCGCCTGGTACCTCAAGGGCTTCGGCGCCGGCGGCGACCTGCGCCGCGACCTCGGCCTGGTCAAGACCCTCGCCGACCTCGACGCCCTGCTCGCGCAGCTCGACCCGAGCGAGCCGTTCCCGGTCTCCGAGCTCGGTGCGCCGCGCGGTCGCCAGGGTGCGCCGCGCGACAAGATCGTCATGCCCGAGGGCTGGCTCGACGACACCGACGGCGTCGGCTGCGCCATCCCCGAGGACACCGTCTCCGGGGGCTGA
- a CDS encoding glycoside hydrolase family 43 protein: MTSFHSLARLRRLCTASLICLTVLVTTFVILAGAESRPADAGTNPTVVSVSVDGATAAAANGSTSTISVCPQPTSIDVQFRNRATGEALSHSPYTLDWYSHGVKTGHIDAATANDGRVARTLARPVGAIEVSGEGYSHSFDLTYRACRVWVSGVSVSAPYGVPGDHRAHVRVTGTLYAEHDDGTHATFPQGQVTVRAGGAASPAVTLRANAAGVFSGVVTVPATSPLTLTPAGAPTPQVRPVSYAGVTWVLAPTTTAPVRVPAWMARKQIRYSTSRSFSPTITDYRGGFADPTVMRVGKTYYAASTTQSNLNLPVMTSANLERWQPRAALPNYYDYSSWRSYNEALTKAPEWAASFARRENVERISQWAPSLARVHKHRYVVAFSAATRTTSGDRRHSCIGLAVSSDPAGPYRARSRPLLCDPSTPFGVIDPDVFVDPHTHHAYLVWAAEGIPHRRRAQLAIRRLNNAGTGWAKGSRRHDLLTFTQPWEGVIMENPSMIRYRGTLYLFYSANRYQTGHYATGYAVCGSLAGPCTKPRSSPLLASRGAISGPGGADAFIDTRGRLRLAYAAWTRGHTGDETVGRRLHIATLHRNGHTKHLSVRRLTQ; this comes from the coding sequence GTGACCAGCTTCCACTCGCTCGCCCGTCTACGCCGCCTCTGCACCGCAAGCCTCATCTGCCTCACCGTCCTGGTGACCACCTTCGTCATCCTCGCCGGCGCCGAAAGCCGACCTGCCGACGCTGGGACGAACCCGACGGTGGTCTCCGTCTCGGTCGACGGCGCCACCGCCGCAGCCGCGAACGGGAGCACGAGCACGATCAGCGTGTGCCCGCAGCCGACGAGCATCGACGTCCAGTTCCGCAACCGGGCCACCGGCGAAGCACTCAGCCACAGCCCCTACACGCTCGACTGGTACTCCCACGGCGTCAAGACCGGCCACATCGACGCAGCCACCGCGAACGACGGCCGCGTCGCCCGCACCCTGGCGCGCCCGGTCGGCGCGATCGAGGTCAGCGGCGAGGGCTACTCGCACTCGTTCGACCTCACCTACCGGGCCTGCAGGGTCTGGGTCTCAGGCGTGAGCGTCTCCGCGCCGTACGGCGTCCCGGGAGACCACCGAGCCCACGTCCGCGTCACGGGCACCCTGTACGCCGAGCATGACGACGGCACCCACGCGACGTTCCCGCAGGGACAGGTGACGGTGCGCGCGGGCGGCGCGGCCAGCCCGGCCGTGACCCTGCGCGCGAACGCCGCCGGCGTCTTCTCCGGTGTGGTCACCGTCCCGGCCACCTCGCCGTTGACCCTCACTCCAGCCGGCGCGCCGACCCCTCAGGTCCGTCCGGTCTCCTACGCCGGAGTGACCTGGGTCCTCGCCCCCACGACGACCGCACCGGTGCGAGTGCCCGCCTGGATGGCGCGGAAGCAGATCCGCTACAGCACGAGCCGTTCGTTCTCCCCGACCATCACCGACTACCGGGGCGGCTTCGCCGACCCGACGGTGATGCGGGTCGGCAAGACGTACTACGCCGCCTCGACGACCCAGTCGAACCTCAACCTGCCGGTGATGACCAGCGCGAACCTCGAGCGTTGGCAGCCCCGGGCCGCGCTGCCGAACTACTACGACTACTCGAGCTGGCGCAGCTACAACGAGGCCCTGACGAAGGCACCCGAGTGGGCCGCGAGCTTCGCCAGGCGTGAGAACGTGGAGCGGATCTCGCAGTGGGCGCCGTCGCTGGCTCGCGTGCACAAGCACCGGTACGTCGTCGCGTTCTCCGCGGCCACCCGGACCACCTCCGGTGATCGACGGCACTCCTGCATCGGTCTGGCCGTCTCCTCCGACCCGGCCGGCCCGTACCGGGCACGCAGCAGGCCGTTGTTGTGCGACCCGTCCACGCCGTTCGGCGTCATCGACCCCGACGTGTTCGTCGACCCGCACACCCACCACGCCTACCTGGTGTGGGCCGCCGAGGGGATCCCTCACCGACGGCGCGCCCAGCTCGCTATCAGGCGCCTGAACAATGCGGGCACCGGATGGGCGAAGGGGAGCCGACGGCACGACCTGCTCACCTTCACCCAGCCGTGGGAGGGCGTCATCATGGAAAACCCGTCGATGATCCGCTACCGCGGCACGCTCTACCTCTTCTACTCCGCCAATCGCTACCAGACCGGCCACTACGCCACCGGGTACGCCGTCTGCGGCTCCCTCGCCGGCCCGTGCACCAAGCCCCGTTCGAGCCCGCTCCTGGCCTCCCGGGGCGCGATCTCCGGCCCGGGCGGCGCGGACGCCTTCATCGACACGCGTGGCCGGCTACGGCTTGCTTACGCCGCGTGGACGCGCGGGCACACCGGCGATGAGACAGTGGGCCGACGTCTGCACATCGCGACACTGCACCGCAACGGGCACACCAAGCACCTGAGCGTCCGCCGGCTGACGCAGTAG
- a CDS encoding Fur family transcriptional regulator codes for MARSQRVTKQGGAVRDALRSLDGFHSAQDVYATLRTGGDAVGLATVYRHLQGLVETGEADVIRTASGETTYRLCGESAAEGPAHHHHHLVCRSCGRAEDVEGRAVEAWAAQVATDAGFVDVDHTVEIFGTCAECAATAAAAATKA; via the coding sequence ATGGCCCGATCTCAGCGCGTGACCAAGCAGGGCGGAGCCGTCCGCGACGCCCTGCGCTCCCTGGACGGCTTCCACAGCGCCCAGGACGTCTACGCCACCCTGCGCACCGGCGGCGACGCTGTCGGCCTGGCCACCGTCTACCGCCATCTGCAGGGCCTGGTCGAGACCGGCGAGGCCGACGTCATCCGCACCGCGAGCGGCGAGACCACCTACCGGTTGTGCGGTGAGTCGGCCGCCGAGGGGCCGGCCCACCACCATCACCACCTGGTCTGCCGCAGCTGTGGCAGGGCCGAGGACGTCGAGGGCAGGGCCGTGGAGGCGTGGGCAGCGCAGGTGGCCACCGACGCCGGGTTCGTCGACGTGGACCACACCGTGGAGATCTTCGGGACCTGCGCCGAGTGCGCCGCGACCGCTGCTGCGGCCGCGACGAAGGCCTGA
- a CDS encoding mucin-2 protein: MATGRHKRDTDARPSRLRRTRLPLLAAPIALAVTGGAVALGVATQGATSLVASDASDSLSRVASSPSASASTSASAVPVAPSTSATPAPTRRPVASRSLSRTRMYAEVDLNLWSAAGDAATLDGQLSAGDQAVYTGIRRSGRQQVVVDGETRWVTSGHLSGDKPDPAAGALSDAPCPDGSVERGLKPQTVRVYRAVCHAFPEVTSYLGWGARSEHDTGNAIDVMVYGDKALGDRIAAWAQAHAAELDLYDILWYHRIWTPVRASEGWRTFADRGSATANHMDHVHLGTN; encoded by the coding sequence GTGGCCACTGGCCGCCACAAGCGGGACACCGATGCCCGCCCGTCGCGTCTGCGACGGACCCGTCTTCCCCTCCTCGCCGCACCCATCGCACTCGCGGTGACCGGCGGCGCCGTCGCCCTCGGGGTCGCCACCCAGGGAGCGACCAGCCTGGTCGCCAGTGACGCCTCCGACAGCCTGTCGCGGGTGGCGTCGAGCCCGTCCGCGAGCGCCTCGACGAGTGCCTCTGCCGTGCCGGTGGCGCCGTCGACGTCGGCGACCCCTGCGCCGACGCGGCGGCCGGTCGCCTCCCGATCGCTCTCGCGCACCCGGATGTACGCCGAGGTCGACCTCAACCTGTGGTCCGCCGCCGGCGACGCCGCCACGCTCGACGGCCAGCTGTCCGCCGGGGACCAGGCGGTCTACACCGGCATCCGGCGCAGCGGCCGCCAGCAGGTGGTCGTCGACGGCGAGACCCGGTGGGTCACCTCCGGTCATCTCTCGGGTGACAAGCCGGACCCGGCCGCCGGTGCGCTCTCGGACGCACCGTGCCCCGACGGCAGCGTGGAGCGGGGACTCAAGCCGCAGACCGTGCGGGTCTACCGGGCGGTGTGCCACGCGTTCCCCGAGGTCACCAGCTACCTCGGCTGGGGTGCGCGCTCCGAACACGACACCGGCAACGCCATCGACGTCATGGTCTACGGCGACAAGGCCCTCGGTGACCGGATCGCAGCCTGGGCGCAGGCCCACGCCGCCGAGCTCGATCTGTACGACATCTTGTGGTATCACCGCATCTGGACCCCCGTCCGGGCCTCCGAGGGCTGGCGGACGTTCGCCGATCGGGGCTCCGCGACGGCGAACCACATGGACCACGTCCACCTGGGAACGAACTGA